From Microbacterium sp. LWH11-1.2, one genomic window encodes:
- a CDS encoding rhomboid family intramembrane serine protease produces MPPRNSPNTQSTSNALGRFVSPVALLALMWLVQFVDAILPGSFTGFGLRSWDVTGLGGIVLGPLLHANWAHLIANSVPFLVLGCLVAVEGARRFWAVTSIVAIVGGLGTWLVNAPGTLTVGASVLVFGYFGYVVMRVFAPGRVAHRILYAVIALIVISLYGGSMLAGVFGAAEGVSWQGHLFGAIGGGVAALAGRRRRPDREVLTP; encoded by the coding sequence ATGCCGCCCCGCAACAGCCCGAACACGCAGAGCACCTCGAACGCTCTCGGCCGTTTCGTGTCGCCGGTCGCGCTGCTCGCGTTGATGTGGCTCGTCCAGTTCGTCGACGCGATCCTGCCCGGCTCCTTCACCGGATTCGGCCTGCGGTCCTGGGACGTCACCGGTCTCGGCGGCATCGTGCTCGGCCCGCTGTTGCACGCGAACTGGGCTCACCTCATCGCCAACTCCGTGCCTTTCCTCGTGCTCGGCTGCCTGGTCGCCGTCGAAGGCGCACGGCGGTTCTGGGCGGTCACGTCGATCGTCGCGATCGTCGGCGGACTCGGCACGTGGCTCGTCAACGCGCCCGGCACCCTGACCGTCGGCGCCTCCGTCCTGGTGTTCGGCTACTTCGGCTATGTCGTGATGCGCGTCTTCGCTCCCGGCCGCGTCGCGCACCGCATCCTCTATGCCGTCATCGCCCTCATCGTCATCTCCCTCTACGGAGGGTCGATGCTCGCCGGTGTCTTCGGGGCGGCGGAAGGCGTGTCCTGGCAGGGTCATCTGTTCGGCGCCATCGGCGGCGGCGTCGCCGCGCTCGCCGGGCGGCGACGACGACCGGATCGCGAAGTGCTGACCCCATGA
- a CDS encoding DUF58 domain-containing protein, whose protein sequence is MRRRRTLTARGTGALVAALGCMIAANLVGARILLYLGLLLALLTLFSVIAVRVPRRSGTVTRRISTDLLTVSEASRVTVRFTLRALRVPRGLWHDVLPDAVTGDSGGEYPPETGQLSYLITGVRRGVWPLGPLMLRTVDPFGLAQREQSFGDTRSITVVPEIFTLAPLAVRVGAAGGTAHTSSSRLGQGSDNLSPRGYIPGDSMRRIHWRATAHRGQLMVRQEEEESSPDAVVVLDRSGRRWDTPGAHADPAFETAVSMCASTAVHLAGEGYSVDVIDSAGALLGTLRGHEDDRDGLLVALAMVAPRGESRDLATLIGGTPPGPLVYITGRLDEEDAALLRPSGATAPMLFSTELLDGAAAAATQHGWTVSPLGADVAEAWEDAVSARIGVGDVPR, encoded by the coding sequence ATGCGCCGCCGCCGAACACTCACCGCACGGGGCACGGGTGCGCTCGTCGCGGCGCTGGGGTGCATGATCGCCGCCAACCTCGTCGGCGCGCGCATCCTCCTCTATCTCGGCCTGCTGCTCGCGCTGCTGACGCTGTTCTCGGTCATCGCCGTCCGCGTGCCCCGTCGCTCCGGCACCGTGACGCGGCGCATCTCCACCGACCTGCTCACCGTGTCGGAGGCGTCTCGGGTGACCGTGCGCTTCACCCTCCGCGCTCTGCGGGTGCCGCGCGGACTCTGGCATGATGTGCTGCCCGATGCGGTGACCGGCGATTCCGGCGGCGAGTATCCGCCGGAGACGGGACAGCTCAGCTATCTGATCACCGGAGTGCGCCGCGGCGTCTGGCCTCTCGGACCGCTGATGCTGCGCACCGTCGACCCCTTCGGCTTGGCGCAGCGCGAGCAGTCGTTCGGCGACACCCGGAGCATCACCGTCGTGCCGGAGATCTTCACGCTCGCACCGCTCGCCGTGCGCGTGGGAGCCGCCGGCGGCACCGCGCACACGTCGTCGAGCCGTCTCGGTCAGGGCAGCGACAACCTCTCGCCGCGCGGCTACATCCCCGGCGACTCCATGCGCCGCATCCACTGGCGGGCGACCGCGCACCGCGGGCAGCTGATGGTGCGGCAGGAGGAAGAGGAGTCCAGCCCGGATGCCGTGGTCGTGCTCGACCGCAGCGGTCGACGGTGGGACACCCCGGGTGCGCACGCCGACCCGGCCTTCGAGACCGCGGTGTCGATGTGCGCCTCGACGGCCGTGCACCTGGCCGGCGAGGGATACAGCGTCGACGTGATCGACAGCGCCGGCGCGCTGCTCGGCACGCTGCGCGGCCACGAGGACGATCGCGACGGGCTGCTGGTGGCGCTGGCCATGGTCGCGCCGCGCGGAGAGAGCCGGGACCTCGCCACGCTCATCGGGGGAACGCCGCCGGGGCCGCTGGTGTACATCACGGGTCGCCTGGACGAGGAGGACGCCGCCCTGCTCCGTCCGTCCGGAGCGACAGCGCCGATGCTGTTCAGCACCGAGCTCCTCGACGGCGCCGCGGCCGCCGCCACTCAGCACGGCTGGACCGTGTCGCCCCTGGGAGCCGACGTCGCCGAGGCCTGGGAAGACGCGGTCTCCGCGCGGATCGGTGTCGGTGATGTTCCGCGCTGA
- a CDS encoding MoxR family ATPase — protein sequence MPENSPRIPAMIDADAFAAQTSAILSSIGQVIDGKPDAVRSALVCLLAEGHLLIEDVPGVGKTMLARALAASVDATVRRIQFTPDLLPGDVTGVSVYNPVDREFEFKRGAIFAHIVIADEINRSSPKTQSALLEAMEEGQVTVDGATHPLPKPFLVVATQNPLEMEGTYALPEAQRDRFMMRISMGYPDAAAEALMLRQRDVVNPLAAVSPVANALSISQLIAWARSVHVAPALEEYAVALAQATRSDPNLHLGASPRATLQLVRSAKVWAALDGRDFVIPDDITALLIPVLAHRLLPARGAHRAGAQPVEAALTQIVERVRVPVATRS from the coding sequence ATGCCAGAGAACTCCCCCCGGATCCCGGCGATGATCGACGCCGACGCGTTCGCCGCGCAGACCTCGGCGATCCTGTCGTCGATCGGCCAGGTGATCGACGGGAAGCCGGATGCCGTGCGCAGCGCTCTCGTCTGTCTGCTGGCGGAGGGCCACCTTCTCATCGAGGACGTTCCCGGGGTCGGCAAGACCATGCTGGCTCGAGCCCTCGCTGCGAGCGTCGACGCGACGGTGCGCCGCATCCAGTTCACCCCCGACCTGCTCCCCGGCGACGTGACCGGCGTCTCGGTCTACAACCCGGTCGACCGCGAGTTCGAGTTCAAGCGCGGAGCGATCTTCGCGCACATCGTGATCGCCGACGAGATCAACCGCTCCTCCCCCAAGACGCAGTCCGCCCTGCTCGAGGCGATGGAGGAGGGCCAGGTCACGGTCGACGGCGCCACGCATCCGCTCCCGAAGCCGTTCCTCGTGGTCGCGACGCAGAATCCCCTGGAGATGGAGGGCACCTACGCGCTGCCGGAGGCCCAGCGCGACAGGTTCATGATGCGCATCTCGATGGGGTATCCGGATGCCGCCGCCGAAGCCCTCATGCTCCGCCAGCGCGATGTGGTGAATCCGCTGGCCGCGGTCTCGCCGGTGGCGAACGCGCTGTCGATCTCGCAGCTGATCGCCTGGGCCCGGTCGGTCCATGTCGCCCCGGCCCTCGAGGAGTACGCGGTCGCGCTCGCCCAGGCCACGCGCTCCGACCCGAACCTCCACCTCGGGGCGAGCCCCCGCGCCACGCTGCAGCTCGTCCGATCGGCCAAGGTCTGGGCAGCACTCGACGGGCGCGACTTCGTGATCCCGGACGACATCACCGCGCTGCTGATCCCGGTGCTCGCCCATCGTCTTCTTCCCGCGCGCGGTGCGCATCGCGCCGGCGCGCAGCCCGTCGAGGCCGCTCTCACCCAGATCGTGGAACGGGTGCGCGTCCCCGTCGCGACGCGCTCCTGA
- a CDS encoding DUF222 domain-containing protein, whose amino-acid sequence MDVLRIAGAAFRRIQAVVVETTASADPDFSHSFGCRGQNELLQRVLRVDVAGATRVGKVADAVRRDVSPSSGERLPARYPALREALLDGVVGVAGFLAAITPIDRAAHRFGREILWEADAALADYARGCRAAERDVETDADDSDIDAAPEADDAPAATPEDLRQFAQVLAMVLDPDGPEPSEQGARHQRSLTIGRLKDGLHAIRGHLLPDVAAQLQAIIDAQCNPKTDGPPMPGVQFQDSDQPPGDEARTDEPHRNDSAADEPEAFDRRSAGQKRHDALAAALGIAARHEEMPTLGGASPTLVVHVEAKDVAAGTGWARIAGSLAPVGLHVAAHTACAGSIQRVLFDEGRIVGISVTDRMFPVHQRRAILARDKECLIPGCHVPASWCEIHHVVEHARGGQTHTDNGVALCWWHHRSLDTSGWEIRMNAGVPEIRGPAWWDPHGRWRAPRPSIPTRLTHIRAGS is encoded by the coding sequence ATGGATGTGCTGCGTATCGCGGGGGCGGCGTTCCGGCGTATCCAGGCGGTGGTGGTCGAGACGACCGCGTCCGCGGATCCGGATTTCTCGCACTCGTTCGGCTGTCGGGGGCAGAACGAGTTGTTGCAGCGGGTGTTGCGGGTGGATGTGGCCGGGGCGACGCGGGTCGGGAAGGTCGCGGATGCGGTGCGCCGGGACGTGAGCCCGTCGTCAGGGGAGCGGTTGCCTGCCCGGTATCCGGCGTTGCGGGAAGCGCTGCTCGACGGTGTGGTCGGGGTTGCGGGTTTCCTTGCGGCGATCACGCCGATCGACAGGGCCGCGCACCGGTTCGGGCGCGAAATTCTCTGGGAAGCGGATGCCGCGCTCGCGGATTACGCCCGCGGGTGCCGTGCAGCGGAGCGGGATGTCGAGACCGACGCGGATGACAGCGACATCGACGCTGCACCCGAGGCGGATGACGCGCCCGCGGCGACGCCGGAGGATCTGCGGCAGTTCGCGCAGGTGTTGGCGATGGTGTTGGACCCGGACGGTCCGGAGCCGTCGGAGCAGGGCGCGCGGCATCAGCGGTCCCTCACGATCGGCCGGTTGAAGGACGGGTTGCATGCGATCCGCGGGCATCTGCTCCCGGATGTCGCGGCGCAGTTGCAGGCGATCATCGACGCGCAATGCAACCCGAAGACCGACGGACCCCCGATGCCCGGCGTGCAGTTCCAGGACTCCGATCAGCCCCCAGGGGACGAAGCGCGCACGGATGAGCCGCACCGGAATGACTCGGCCGCCGATGAGCCGGAGGCGTTTGATCGGCGCAGTGCGGGACAGAAGCGGCACGACGCGCTCGCTGCGGCGCTGGGGATCGCGGCGCGGCATGAGGAGATGCCCACTCTGGGTGGAGCGTCGCCGACGCTGGTCGTGCACGTGGAGGCGAAGGATGTCGCGGCCGGTACCGGGTGGGCGCGGATCGCCGGGTCCCTCGCCCCGGTCGGGCTGCATGTCGCTGCGCACACGGCCTGTGCCGGGTCGATCCAACGTGTCCTTTTCGACGAGGGACGGATCGTCGGCATCAGTGTCACCGATCGGATGTTCCCGGTGCATCAACGGCGGGCGATCCTCGCTCGCGACAAGGAGTGCCTGATCCCCGGGTGTCATGTCCCGGCGTCGTGGTGTGAGATCCATCACGTGGTCGAGCATGCGCGGGGTGGGCAAACCCATACCGATAACGGGGTCGCGTTGTGCTGGTGGCATCACCGGTCGCTGGACACGTCGGGGTGGGAGATCCGGATGAACGCCGGCGTCCCCGAGATCCGCGGACCGGCCTGGTGGGACCCCCACGGGAGATGGCGCGCCCCGAGACCGAGCATCCCCACCCGCCTCACCCACATCCGCGCCGGCAGCTGA